The genome window TATAGTTAAGAGGTAATATTAGCTACAGCTCAGGTGAAAAATTACAATTCAGTTATAAATATTCAGCTGACTAATGTGTGCAAACATGATGTAAATACCCTTAGGAAAGAAAAATCTCAACTGAATTCACTTGTTACTTTATATATGGGTCATTCTAGtgcaaccaaaaaacacatttaaaaagcattcaagTATTAAAATCTTAAATGTTTACTAAGATCGTTCTGTTATCTATTGGAACCCacaataatgtttaaaatatattaaatcatCATTTATTCGGTACTTTAAGTTGGGAGGTGTCTGTCCCAAACCTTAGCCTctaaattttataaatataatacaaaaatattaaaataatgttttgcattttttcattgttgttgttttcaaaAGTTCATAAATATTGTTTTAGATTTTCTtcgtaaattatgaaactttatgcaAAAAATTCCATTGGCTGAAACTGATTTTAACTACGTGCCTAAATTTATGATCGGGAAATATTAGTGTGTCCCTTTCTTTCATAGCTAAAAGGTATGAGTAGATAGgtctcatcattttgaggtaaatgtgttcaaaagtctgaaacaTCTGTGTGTAACTTAAAGGAAAGTCACTATACTGAAcactttttttctgcaattaagcacacttttttggagttgttccataacatttagtttttatatgtgttcAGAAATGtactagctaaccatgtgctgattagcatctttgagctaggttcaaaagtatgtAAAATTGTCTAGGGCTGCCACTTACGACTATTTTTATATTGATCTATCGAGTAATTTATCGATTAATCGATTAGTCTAAATGACTAATTCCACACATGaaaatcaacaattttacttaagaacattttatttataataaaatcaattaattggagatgcttttgattattaaattttaatggaacaattaaaatggaattcagaaaagaaaataaatctgtaaaactcaattaattagacaggcNNNNNNNNNNNNNNNNNNNNNNNNNNNNNNNNNNNNNNNNNNNNNNNNNNNNNNNNNNNNNNNNNNNNNNNNNNNNNNNNNNNNNNNNNNNNNNNNNNNNNNNNNNNNNNNNNNNNNNNNNNNNNNNNNNNNNNNNNNNNNNNNNNNNNNNNNNNNNNNNNNNNNNNNNNNNNNNNNNNNNNNNNNNNNNNNNNNNNNNNNNNNNNNNNNNNNNNNNNNNNNNNNNNNNNNNNNNNNNNNNNNNNNNNNNNNNNNNNNNNNNNNNNNNNNNNNNNNNNNNNNNNNNNNNNNNNNNNNNNNNNNNNNNNNNNNNNNNNNNNNNNNNNNNNNNNNNNNNNNNNNNNNNNNNNNNNNNNNNNNNNNNNNNNNNNNNNNNNNNNNNNNNNNNNNNNNNNNNNNNNNNNNNNNNNNNNNNNNNNNNNNNNNNNNNNNNNNNNNNNNNNNNNNNNNNNNNNNNNNNNNNNNNNNNNNNNNNNNNNNNNNNNNNNNNNNNNNNNNNNGCAGAACATTCCACTCAAGAATGGACCAGTGACGTTCCTGTACCTTGAGAACTGTACTTGCATCAAAGCGTGGCATGTGGTGAGCAAACACGCATGCTCCTTGGATCCATGGCGCAAACACACTGCTCCATGCAGACTTGGCCCAACCTGTGTCCGACGTGTTCCAAAACACATCCTGCTCAGTCAGATCCAGCCAATACCTTAAGAATTCACACAAACAAAAAGAAACGTTAAATGTTATCCACTATTTTGCCGATTTGAAACACAAAGTTGGATCTCAAACTTTCCATTGTGTACATTTTTTACATAACTTCTAATGCATCTTTAGCTACATAACGTATTCATTTTCACATAATTtaacttttataatgttacaaacctGCCGGTCACCGTGAGCCCTAAACCATAACTACAGTGACTGTGTTGGGTCATTTTTGGAGAGCCAGTTGTGCCGCTGGTGAAGAAGATAGTCATGGGCTCATCACTCCTCCTGTCCACACAAATATGATCGTCTGACACTTTTCTACAATGCAAATACAACATCTGACCGTAATATACTCAccaatattttatgtattttcaagGAATGCACATTTCTTCAGTAAATTACAGTGCCCTCTGTACATGCACATCTCTTGCTCTCCACTCACCCCATGAGTTCGGTCAGGTTGCCCCAGCCATGCATGGCCCTGTGGGACAGCAGAAGCTTGATGGAGATGGAAGGGCAATCTGAGGCTACTGTGTCCAACAGTGGAGCCAAAGTTTCATCAGTGATCGCACACTTGGCCCCAGAAGTTTGCAGCCGGTGACGGACATCTCGAGCAGTGAGCTGAGACGTGCCAGGGATGAGAACCATACCTGTGCAAGGAAACAGGGCGTTAAAAAACCtcactgtgtttttttatttatttgttatttagacAAAACAGTATGGAATTTAAATATCTGCCAAATATCTATTAGTTATAAGTCATAACATAAAAATAACTCTCATATTATCTGGTAGAGAATTATACACATTCAGCTTTAAGCTTGTCTAAACTAGCATTGTTCCCCCAGCAGTGTGAATCATTAAAACTAAGTTTAACCGCTAACAATAAACCAATGGAAAAAGAAACAGAACAAGGGTGAATAATTGCTCAAAATCTCCTAGCATACGCCTAACAAGTCAGTTTGAACAAGACTGTGAGACTGTACCTGTTCGGAGACAAGCCACATTAACCAGCCACCACTCAGGCACTCTGGGTAAGACGAGGAACACTCGATCCCCTCTTTCCAAACTGCACACCTGATGCAAAACATTAGCAAGTCTTCTGGAATGAATGCCCAACTCCTCAAAACTCCTTCTGACCTCTTTCTCACTGTCATTCAACCACCACAAAGCTGGAAGAGAAGACCTCTGTCCATtctataaaatacaaaaacaatacatCAAACAATTTcactggcattgtgaaataactGTATGGCATTCAAATGAATTAAGCAGATTGGGATATCACCAGTCTCCACAAACATTATTACattacacaaaaccagtcataagggtcaattttttgaaattgagatttatacatcatctgaaagctgaacaaatatgatgcatggtttgttagggtaggacaatatatggctgagataaaactatttaaagatctggaatctgagggtgcaaaaaaatactaGGAAAATCCCCTttgaagttgttcaaattaagttcttagcaatgcatattactaatcaacaattaagttttgatatatgtacggttggaaatgtacaaaatatctacatCTATATATAtacatctttaattaatatcctaaggatttttggcataaaagaaaaattggtaacactttacaataaggttcattaattaaacattagttaatgtattaactaacatgaactaaccatgagcaatacatttgttactgtatttactaatctttatttaacattagttaacggaaatacagttgttcattgtttgttcatgttagttcacactgcattaactattgttaacaaaattttaataatgtattagtaaatgttgaaattaacattaacacagattaataaatgctgtataagtgcagttcattattagttcatgttaactaatgtggttaactaatgttaactaatgaaccttattgtaaagtgttaccgaaaaatgtataattatgacccataaaatgtatttttggctattcctacaaaaatatagcctggaaaaatccagaccctaatctgttaagattaattcaattcaattcaattcaattcaaattgtgctctcgcgagacctctggatttccagggtaacaaaaatacccatgctacttaagactggtaaAAACaggtgtggaacaacataaaatattgtaaatgaatacagattttttttgagTTAACTTATAAAAGCCAGTTTCTTATTGACATTATActctaaaaagtaaaaaaagaaaggcATCTAATAATTATTAGTAGCGGATCTGTCAAGTTTTGTGCATAAGAgggcgagtaaattatctgtaatattttgttctggaagtgaactaatcctttgagtCCCAAAATATGAGATTGAAGCAAAAAAGCCGTTTCGAAAAGTACAACAGAAACTACCGCCTAACTCCACCCCCAAACCCTGACAGACAGCTTTGTCAACCAATTGTGACCTTCCTCTACGCCCCTACCAACGGCTCTGGAAACGCCCTAACCTTTAGCCACGCCCACGGCTCCAGTTTGCAGCTATCCTTACTTGGagaaatttggtaaaaaaaaaatagccccaAAATTTTCTGATTGGCCAAAACAGCATCTTTTCCCTGTATTTTTATgtcttgaaatgtttttactcttGAATGTACAGCATCAGCTGATTTGGTcagtgtttgtattttgcaattattATTACAAAGTATGATCCAGTCAAAGTATTAACCCCCTGGGTTGGACATGCGTATTATCAAGTTTAAAGTAAAATTGATTGGACCAACATATTAGAACATCAGAAGTAGAACATTTCATTACCTTTTCTTTTGTTTCCCATTGCTCCAGCACGTCATTGGCGAAATTAAACCGCTGAGGAACTCGTATGTTGTAATCCCGTTTTATGCTCTCATAATCGTTTTTTGGAGCAGATGTTTTGTGTCTGCACATTTGCAGCCACTTACTTCGCTCATACACTCCATTTTTGCAGGCGTTTTTCAGAGAGTGGTTAAAAAGATGTTTGCGAAGCACATATACATCTTTATGTCTGACCCCGACGTTGTAAAACTTGAGCTTTGAGGTTGTTTCTTTCACTCGACATTAGTCAGTGACATCTGAAATTTTCACACGGATCAGTATATCATCTCATTTTCGGAGTCTGGCGCTTAAATCGTTGTTTTCCCCGTTCCTTGCAATAAACTAAAACTTCTAAGAATGAAACTACATCAAGGAAAACGCAAGCACCGCAGAATCTACAAAACAAACACTAAATCATCATCTCGGCTATGCAGGAATGACCGCCTACAAAACTAAAGTCCCGTGTCTAAACATATTCAACACCTTCAGTTAAGAAATTAACCGGATAAGCGACTTTACTCGAAGTTGAAAAGCATGTAAAACTTAAATGccatttatttaaataacatgacaaatgtgaccctgtgacccacaaaaccagtcataagggtccattttttgggaactgagatttatacatcatctggaagctgaataaattagctttccattgatactAGAAGACAATCTTTGGCTAAAATATTTGAACTATTTTGGTTCAAAAAAAGCAAAAGAGAAAAtcacctgtaaagttgtccaaattaatttctatcaatgcatattactaatcagaattaAGTTATGATACAttttacggtagtaaatttacaaaatatcttcatggaacatgatctttacttaatattctaatgatttgtcataaaagaatcattcattttgactcatacagtgcatttttggttatttctacaaatatatccatgctactta of Garra rufa chromosome 10, GarRuf1.0, whole genome shotgun sequence contains these proteins:
- the LOC141343751 gene encoding acyl-coenzyme A synthetase ACSM3, mitochondrial-like, whose amino-acid sequence is MALNILLLKFYNVGVRHKDVYVLRKHLFNHSLKNACKNGVYERSKWLQMCRHKTSAPKNDYESIKRDYNIRVPQRFNFANDVLEQWETKEKNGQRSSLPALWWLNDSEKEVRRSFEELGIHSRRLANVLHQVCSLERGDRVFLVLPRVPEWWLVNVACLRTGMVLIPGTSQLTARDVRHRLQTSGAKCAITDETLAPLLDTVASDCPSISIKLLLSHRAMHGWGNLTELMGKVSDDHICVDRRSDEPMTIFFTSGTTGSPKMTQHSHCSYGLGLTVTGRYWLDLTEQDVFWNTSDTGWAKSAWSSVFAPWIQGACVFAHHMPRFDASTVLKIFDIVIKH